Part of the Arthrobacter sp. MMS18-M83 genome is shown below.
CGTGCATGCCGATGGCCGATCGAAGGGCGGCAACGTCGCGCACCACCACAATTCCGGCGTCGTAGGGCACGTTGAGGGTCTTGTGGGCATCGGTCCCCCAGGAGTCAGCCAACTCAACCCCCTCGACCAGGTGCCGTAGTCCAGGTACGGCCGCTGCCCACAGGCCGAAGGCGCCGTCAACGTGGACCCACGCGCCGTACTCCTTGGAAACCGAGATCGCCTCGGGGAAAGGATCGAAGGCTCCCGAGTGGAGGTTTCCGGCTTGGAGGCACACAATCGCGGGACCGGAGCCGGCCTCCAGCGCGGCCCTGAGCGCGGCAGGATCGATCCGTCCTTGGCCGTCGGCGCGGACAACTTCAGGAGTCCCCAATCCCAGGAAGCGCAATGCCATGTCGAGGCTCTCGTGCCGCTCGGCTCCTACGAGGACCCGCAGTTTCGGTGCGCCTTGGAGTCCTCCGACATTGATGTCCCACCCGGCTGTGGTCAGCTGGCGCCAGCGGGCCGCGGCGAGTGCCGTGAAATTGGCCATGCTCGCCCCGGTGGCGAATCCGACGTCGGACCCTTCCGGAAGGCCGAGCAGTTCTAGCAGCCAGTGCCCGGCGGCCTCCTCGATTCCGGCTGTGGCGGGTGTGGCGAAACGCAGCCCGGTGTTCTGGTCCCAGGCGGAGACCATCCAGTCCGCCGCCATGGCCGCCGGAACCGTACCGCCGATGACCCAACCGAAAAAGCGCCCCGACTGCATCGCCATGAGCCCCGGTTCGGCGTGCTCGGCGAGGAAATCGATGACCGCGGCCGGGTCCAGTCCACTGGCGGGAAGGGGGCCGCCGAAGATCGCGGTGACGTCATCGGCGGTGTTGCTTGGCCGCACGGGCCTCCCAGGCAGGGCCCTCAACCACTCCCGGGTGTGCTCCCATGCACGTTCGAGAGCCTGCTCATACCCGCTGGAATCGACCCACATGAGTGCATGCTACGCCCGAGGCTTCCCTCCGGCCATCGCTGGCGACATCCGGGGCGCTACTTGGCGAAGTTGTCGTTCCAGACGTCCATGCCGAGTTTGATGATCAACGCGCCGACAACGATCAGGAACACGATCCGCACAAAGGCGCTGCCCTGTTTCGCGGCGGTCCGGGCTCCCAGGTAGCCGCCGGCCATGTTGGACAGGCCGAGCACAGCGCCAACGCCCCACAGCAACGATCCGTGCGGCAGGAAGAACAACAGGGCACCGGCGTTCGTGGCCATGTTGACGATCTTCGCCTTGGCGCTGGCCTCCAGGAAGGCATAGCCCATGGCGGAGACGAGGGCGATAACAAGGAACGAGCCTGTTCCGGGACCGATCAGGCCGTCGTAGAAACCGATCACTGCACCGATGGCGCAGGCCACGACGTAGTGCGTGTGGCCGTCATGACGCAGCGCTGTCAACTCGCCCGCATTGGGCCGCAGCGCCGTGAAGAGAGCGACGGCGATCAGCGCCACCACGATGATGGGTTTGAAGACACTCGAGGGAAGGTTGGCCGCCAGGACGGCTCCGCCGAAGCTGCCGGCGAGGGCAATCACCGCCATGGGTATGGCCGTCTTGAGGTCAGGGCCAACCCTGCGGTAATAGGTGACGGCACTGGTTGTTGTGCCGAAGATGGAGCCCATCTTGTTGGTGGCCAACGCCTGGACCGGGGTGATCCCTGGAACCAGGAGCAAGGCGGGGAGCTGGATCAGTCCCCCGCCACCCACCACTGCGTCTATCCAACCGGCTGCGAATCCAGCCACCACGATCATGATGAGCGTGGTGAGCTGAACCGACTCGAAGCCGGAGATCACTTCTGGCGTACGGCGTTGACCACGTAGTCGGCAGCCTTCTCGACCGCCACGTTTTCGGCCTCACCGGTGCGACGGTCCTTGATCTCCACAACACCGTCCACCAAGCCACGGCCGACTGCCACGATGGTGGGTACGCCCACGAGCTCCGCGTCACCGAACTTCACGCCTGGGGAAACCTTGGGGCGGTCGTCGTAAATCACGTCGAGGCCGGCAGCCTCGAGTTCGGCCGAGAGCTTCTCGGCTGCTGCGAAGATTTCCTCACCGCGTCCGACGGCGACCACGTGGACGTCCGCCGGGGCTACCGAGCGCGGCCAGATCAAGCCACGGTCGTCGTTGTTGGCCTCGGCCAGCGCAGCCACGGCACGGGTCACGCCGACACCATAGGAGCCCATGGTGACCACCACCTGCTTGCCGTTCTGGTCCAGGACTTTCAGGTCCAGCGCCTCGGCGTACTTGCGGCCGAGCTGGAAGATGTGTCCCATTTCGATGCCGCGTGCGGTCTCCAGGGGGCCGGAGCCGTCCGGAGCTTCGTCTCCGGCGCGGACTTCGGTGCATTCGATGACCCCGTCCCAGGTGAAGTCGCGGCCGGCCACGAGACCGAAGACGTGCTTCCCGTCCTTGTTCGCTCCGGTGACCCAGCTGGTGCCGGAGACGATCCGAGGATCCACCAGGAAGAGCAGCTTGGACGTGCCTTCGAGTCCCAGTACGGCTTCGCCGAGCGCCGGTCCGGGGCCGATGTAGCCCTTGACGAGTTCCGGGATCTTCTTGAGGTCTTCCTCGTTGGCCGCTTCCAGTCCGATCTCTCCGGCGATAGGCAGGAAGGAACCGATATTGGCTTCGACGCGCTTGAGGTCCACGGCGCGGTCGCCGGGAACACCGATGACCACAATCTGGCGCTCGCCGGTGGGCAGCGTCACGGCGAGGACCACGTTCTTGAGGGTGTCCGCGGCAGTCCAGGCGCCGCCGTCGGAATCGCTGCGGGGAGCGAGCTGGTTGGCAGCTGTTACGAGGGTTTCGATGGTGGGTGTGTCCGGAGTGTCCAGGACGCGTGCAGCGGGGGCGTTGCTGAAGTCGATCTCTGGCGGGGCCACCGTGGTCACAGCTTCGACGTTGGCCGCGTAACCGCCGGCCGAGCGCACGAAGGTGTCCTCGCCGATCTCGGTCGGGTGCAGGAATTCCTCGCTTTTGGATCCGCCCATGGCGCCGGCCGTCGCGGCAACAGGGATCACCTCGAGTCCAAGGCGCTCGAAGATTTTCAGGTACGCCCCGCGGTGGGCGGCGTAGCTGGCGTCCAGGCCGGCGTCGTCGACGTCGAAGGAGTAGGAGTCCTTCATGATGAATTCACGGCCTCGGAGGAGGCCTGCCCGGGGGCGTGCTTCGTCGCGGTACTTGTTCTGGATCTGGTACAGGCTCAACGGCAGGTCCTTGTACGAGGAGTACAAGTCCTTGACCAGGAGGGTGAACATTTCCTCGTGCGTGGGGGCGAGCAGGTAGTCGGCACCCTTGCGGTCCTGGAGGCGGAACAGCCCCTCGCCGTATTCGGTCCAGCGGTTGGTGGCTTCGTACGGTTCGCGCGGCAGCAGCGCCGGGAAGTGGACTTCCTGGGCGCCAATGGCTGCCATTTCCTCGCGGATGATTGCCTCGACCTTGCGCAGGACGCTCAATCCCAAAGGCAGCCACGTGTAGATGCCCGGTGCGGCCCGGCGGATGTAGCCGGCGCGGACAAGAAGCCTATGGCTGGCGACTTCGGCGTCGACGGGATCTTCACGCAGGGTGCGCAGGAATAGCTGGGAGAGGCGAAGGACCACGGGTCAGAATCCGTTTCTATGGCAAGAGCTGGCAAAATCTACTGCGTACTAATCTACCGGCTTACAGCCGGGCCACTCGCCCGGCCCCTCCCCCGGGTCCCTTCCCGAAATCAGAATCCTGCCCAACGCAGATGAGCCACGCCATGGTGGGTGGAAGCCCCTGGCCGCTGGGCGGCTGGTCATCCTGCCATGGCGTGGCTCAGCGGCTGGTCGGCCGCAGGCGCTGGTCTGAACATATGTGATCGCGGACACTTAATTCAAGGGCTTGGACTAATCAATATTTGTTGACCGGGACTGGTACCGGGACTACCTTTTATTCATCACCTGATGAATAAAATACCCCGGAGGCGACGATGTCCCATAGCGCATCAGGAAATACCACCCCAGACATGCCCCCGGCGGTCAAGGCGGAGGGCCTGCACGTCACCCGCGGCCACAAAAAGATCCTGCGCGGCCTGGACTTCGCCATGGAGCCCGGCCGCATCACGGGCTTGCTCGGCCCCTCCGGGAGCGGCAAGACAACCCTCATGCGCGGAATCGTCGGAGTCCAACGGCTCACTTCAGGATCCATAGAAGTGCTGGGCCGTCTGGCCGGCACACCATCGTTGAGGCACGACGTCGGGTACGTCACCCAAGCGCCGAGTGTGTACACCGACCTCAGCGTCGAAGCGAACGTCAGGTATTTCGGAGCCATGCACAGCGCCTCGGTCGCGGACACTGCGGAGGCGATTGCCGCCGTCGGGCTCGAAGCACTGGCACGTCGGAAGACTGCAGACCTGTCCGGCGGTGAATTCAGCCGGGTCTCGCTGGCATGCGCGCTCGTCTCGCACCCCCAGCTGCTGGTCCTCGACGAACCGACGGTTGGCCTGGATCCGGTACTGCGCGCCGAATTGTGGGAACGGTTTGCCGCGATGGCCGAATCGGGCACCACCCTGCTGGTGTCCAGCCACGTGATGGAGGAAGCCTCGCACTGTTCGTCCCTGCTCTTGCTTCGCGACGGCCTGCTGCTTGCGCAGCTCAGTCCGGCCGAACTCAGCGAACGTGGCCACAGCAA
Proteins encoded:
- a CDS encoding pyridoxal phosphate-dependent decarboxylase family protein, translated to MWVDSSGYEQALERAWEHTREWLRALPGRPVRPSNTADDVTAIFGGPLPASGLDPAAVIDFLAEHAEPGLMAMQSGRFFGWVIGGTVPAAMAADWMVSAWDQNTGLRFATPATAGIEEAAGHWLLELLGLPEGSDVGFATGASMANFTALAAARWRQLTTAGWDINVGGLQGAPKLRVLVGAERHESLDMALRFLGLGTPEVVRADGQGRIDPAALRAALEAGSGPAIVCLQAGNLHSGAFDPFPEAISVSKEYGAWVHVDGAFGLWAAAVPGLRHLVEGVELADSWGTDAHKTLNVPYDAGIVVVRDVAALRSAIGMHAEYLIQDDHGPGDPMEKVPELSRRARGVPVWATLRSLGGDGVRQLVAGRAECAAELARRLAEMPGVEVLNDVVFTQLSLAFGSDERTRAVTDFIMADGRVWMSGSRWKGRDILRVSVTNWSTDSADLDIAVQAIENALEATA
- a CDS encoding sulfite exporter TauE/SafE family protein; the protein is MISGFESVQLTTLIMIVVAGFAAGWIDAVVGGGGLIQLPALLLVPGITPVQALATNKMGSIFGTTTSAVTYYRRVGPDLKTAIPMAVIALAGSFGGAVLAANLPSSVFKPIIVVALIAVALFTALRPNAGELTALRHDGHTHYVVACAIGAVIGFYDGLIGPGTGSFLVIALVSAMGYAFLEASAKAKIVNMATNAGALLFFLPHGSLLWGVGAVLGLSNMAGGYLGARTAAKQGSAFVRIVFLIVVGALIIKLGMDVWNDNFAK
- a CDS encoding proline--tRNA ligase, translating into MVLRLSQLFLRTLREDPVDAEVASHRLLVRAGYIRRAAPGIYTWLPLGLSVLRKVEAIIREEMAAIGAQEVHFPALLPREPYEATNRWTEYGEGLFRLQDRKGADYLLAPTHEEMFTLLVKDLYSSYKDLPLSLYQIQNKYRDEARPRAGLLRGREFIMKDSYSFDVDDAGLDASYAAHRGAYLKIFERLGLEVIPVAATAGAMGGSKSEEFLHPTEIGEDTFVRSAGGYAANVEAVTTVAPPEIDFSNAPAARVLDTPDTPTIETLVTAANQLAPRSDSDGGAWTAADTLKNVVLAVTLPTGERQIVVIGVPGDRAVDLKRVEANIGSFLPIAGEIGLEAANEEDLKKIPELVKGYIGPGPALGEAVLGLEGTSKLLFLVDPRIVSGTSWVTGANKDGKHVFGLVAGRDFTWDGVIECTEVRAGDEAPDGSGPLETARGIEMGHIFQLGRKYAEALDLKVLDQNGKQVVVTMGSYGVGVTRAVAALAEANNDDRGLIWPRSVAPADVHVVAVGRGEEIFAAAEKLSAELEAAGLDVIYDDRPKVSPGVKFGDAELVGVPTIVAVGRGLVDGVVEIKDRRTGEAENVAVEKAADYVVNAVRQK
- a CDS encoding ABC transporter ATP-binding protein; the encoded protein is MSHSASGNTTPDMPPAVKAEGLHVTRGHKKILRGLDFAMEPGRITGLLGPSGSGKTTLMRGIVGVQRLTSGSIEVLGRLAGTPSLRHDVGYVTQAPSVYTDLSVEANVRYFGAMHSASVADTAEAIAAVGLEALARRKTADLSGGEFSRVSLACALVSHPQLLVLDEPTVGLDPVLRAELWERFAAMAESGTTLLVSSHVMEEASHCSSLLLLRDGLLLAQLSPAELSERGHSNDLEKAFLHIIQETSAASNRRSANESQVAS